Proteins from a single region of Methanoregula sp. UBA64:
- a CDS encoding RNA-guided pseudouridylation complex pseudouridine synthase subunit Cbf5 produces MTDSTTQEQTEAPRAVPLWHGAGIVVIDKPRGPSSHEVAAWVGKMLGCQVGHAGTLDPQVSGILLVMLGNAVRLAPLLLKHDKEYICLMRLHKEVDRKRIDEIAAEFTGRIYQRPPRRSAVKRLLRIRTIKKLEILGVEGRLVLFRVECDAGTYIRSLCHHMGLALGTGAHMQELRRTRSGVFDERVMHTLHDLQDARVAAAAGDRAALASMIVSVDAAVPELPAVIVRGTAVDALCHGAALAGVGMLRCDEFKKDQMVAVLTEKREFVGLGMALAPSSSWKPGTTGLFVAMTTVFLAPGTYPRGWKKAAGPRKPGPMKG; encoded by the coding sequence ATGACAGACTCCACAACGCAGGAACAAACAGAAGCCCCGCGAGCCGTGCCGCTCTGGCACGGGGCCGGCATTGTCGTGATCGACAAGCCCCGGGGGCCCTCCAGTCACGAGGTTGCCGCATGGGTGGGAAAGATGCTCGGCTGCCAGGTGGGCCATGCCGGCACCCTTGACCCGCAGGTCTCGGGGATCCTCCTGGTGATGCTCGGGAACGCCGTGCGTCTCGCCCCATTGCTCTTAAAGCACGACAAGGAATACATCTGCCTGATGCGGCTCCACAAGGAGGTGGACCGGAAACGGATCGATGAGATTGCCGCGGAATTCACCGGCCGGATCTACCAGCGTCCGCCCCGGAGGAGCGCGGTCAAACGCCTGCTGCGTATCCGTACCATCAAAAAGCTGGAGATCCTCGGGGTTGAAGGCCGGCTCGTGCTCTTCAGGGTCGAATGCGATGCGGGGACCTACATCCGCTCGCTCTGCCACCACATGGGCCTCGCGCTCGGGACCGGGGCGCACATGCAGGAGCTGCGCCGGACCCGGTCGGGAGTGTTTGACGAGCGTGTCATGCACACGCTCCACGACCTCCAGGACGCCCGCGTTGCGGCAGCGGCAGGAGACCGGGCAGCCCTTGCATCGATGATCGTTTCTGTCGATGCAGCGGTTCCCGAGCTTCCCGCGGTGATTGTGCGCGGGACTGCGGTAGATGCACTCTGTCACGGTGCGGCCCTCGCCGGGGTCGGGATGCTCCGCTGCGACGAGTTCAAAAAAGACCAGATGGTCGCCGTGCTCACGGAAAAGAGAGAGTTCGTGGGCCTTGGTATGGCGCTCGCCCCGTCCTCCTCATGGAAGCCCGGCACAACCGGTCTTTTCGTTGCCATGACCACGGTTTTTTTAGCGCCCGGCACATACCCGCGGGGCTGGAAAAAAGCTGCCGGCCCCCGGAAACCCGGGCCCATGAAAGGATAG
- a CDS encoding indolepyruvate oxidoreductase subunit beta, which produces MTKSFDILIVGIGGQGTILASNILGEACLREGRHVKGAETHGMAQRGGSVETHIRIDGEFGPLIVPGTADLLVSFDLLEALRYSHYLREGGKMVVNRHMVLPTSVFTQKIPAPKEEEIAAQLSRFAPCIIDADQIAVEAGSALAQNVVILGAASWSIPLKAESLLEAVKKLVPPKTVAVNTKAFELGRAAGTAP; this is translated from the coding sequence ATGACAAAAAGCTTCGATATCCTGATTGTCGGGATTGGGGGGCAGGGTACTATCCTTGCTTCCAATATCCTTGGCGAGGCCTGCCTCCGCGAGGGCCGGCACGTGAAGGGCGCCGAGACCCACGGCATGGCCCAGCGCGGCGGTTCGGTCGAGACCCATATCAGGATCGACGGGGAATTCGGTCCGCTGATCGTGCCCGGTACCGCCGATCTCTTGGTCTCCTTTGACCTGCTTGAAGCATTACGGTATTCCCATTATCTCAGGGAGGGCGGGAAGATGGTGGTCAACCGCCACATGGTCCTCCCGACTTCCGTCTTCACCCAGAAGATCCCGGCCCCGAAGGAAGAAGAGATAGCAGCTCAGCTCTCGCGGTTTGCGCCCTGCATCATCGATGCCGACCAGATTGCAGTCGAAGCAGGGAGCGCCCTTGCGCAGAACGTCGTGATCCTCGGGGCGGCCTCGTGGTCGATCCCCTTGAAAGCCGAGTCCCTGCTGGAAGCGGTAAAAAAGCTCGTCCCGCCAAAGACGGTCGCGGTCAATACCAAAGCCTTCGAGCTGGGCCGGGCGGCCGGGACCGCCCCGTAA
- the iorA gene encoding indolepyruvate ferredoxin oxidoreductase subunit alpha, with protein sequence MERQYLLGNEAIAHACLESGIGFVSGYPGTPSSEVVDVLRTVKDPGYHVEWSVNEKVALENALAAAWSGLRAICTMKHVGLNVAADPLMTSAYTGVTGGFVILSADDPFAHSSQNEQDTRCYAHFARLPCLDPAGVQEAHDMIPAAFAISEEFSLPVIFRPTTRICHSKGDVTLGKAVPNTRKGEFHKDPRQYVVIPAHTRILHKKLNEKQPALKKRLVELGFNHATVAGKTAVIASGIGASYVQELLPKGVSFMKIGAYPIDEGWLGEFARKHEKILVIEELAPVVEEAVRQVAGCVPVFGKINGYAPYEGELNPAIVAAVMVKAGFLKENPFATRDAVQNLPPRPPILCAGCHHRAAFYAMKKVFGELAIYPSDIGCYTLGLQLGAVDTTICMGASITVGSGLAHSDATRDVVCTIGDSTFLHTGVQGLMNAVYNGANMTVVILDNRITAMTGHQPNPNTGLTAAGVETPPVSLDALCRACGATFVETIDPYDMTGMLNVLEAAKAKPGVKVIIAKQMCVIVARRTGVKRGRYVVNPEICIGCGTCVRFGCPAIEFADKMARINDLCSGCAVCARLCPTGAIAKEGRK encoded by the coding sequence ATGGAACGGCAGTATCTTCTCGGGAACGAGGCAATCGCCCACGCGTGCCTCGAATCGGGCATCGGTTTTGTCAGCGGGTACCCCGGAACCCCATCGTCGGAAGTTGTCGATGTGCTCCGTACAGTAAAAGACCCCGGCTACCATGTGGAATGGTCGGTCAATGAGAAAGTCGCGCTTGAAAACGCGCTTGCCGCCGCGTGGAGCGGACTCCGCGCCATCTGCACCATGAAACATGTGGGGCTCAATGTCGCAGCCGACCCGCTCATGACGAGCGCCTATACCGGTGTCACGGGAGGTTTTGTGATCCTGAGCGCAGACGACCCGTTCGCGCACAGTTCCCAGAACGAACAGGACACCCGCTGCTATGCCCATTTCGCCCGGCTTCCCTGTCTCGATCCCGCGGGCGTGCAGGAAGCGCACGATATGATCCCCGCTGCGTTTGCGATCTCCGAGGAGTTCAGTCTCCCGGTGATCTTCCGCCCCACGACCCGGATCTGTCACTCGAAGGGCGACGTGACCCTGGGGAAAGCCGTTCCCAACACCCGCAAGGGCGAGTTCCACAAGGACCCGCGGCAGTACGTGGTAATCCCCGCCCACACCCGTATCCTGCACAAGAAACTCAACGAGAAGCAGCCGGCCTTAAAAAAGCGCCTCGTGGAACTCGGGTTCAACCATGCTACCGTTGCCGGGAAGACCGCGGTGATCGCAAGCGGCATCGGTGCCTCGTACGTGCAGGAGCTCCTGCCAAAGGGCGTCTCGTTCATGAAGATCGGGGCGTATCCGATCGACGAGGGATGGCTCGGTGAATTCGCCAGAAAGCACGAGAAGATTCTCGTGATCGAGGAACTCGCCCCCGTGGTAGAGGAGGCCGTCCGGCAGGTTGCCGGGTGCGTGCCGGTCTTTGGGAAGATCAACGGGTATGCCCCGTATGAAGGGGAACTCAACCCGGCGATCGTCGCTGCCGTGATGGTAAAGGCCGGGTTTTTAAAAGAGAACCCGTTTGCCACAAGGGACGCCGTGCAAAACCTCCCGCCCCGGCCGCCTATCCTCTGCGCAGGCTGCCACCACCGGGCCGCGTTCTATGCAATGAAGAAGGTCTTCGGGGAGTTGGCGATCTACCCGAGCGACATCGGCTGTTACACGCTCGGGCTCCAGCTCGGTGCGGTCGACACCACGATCTGCATGGGCGCGTCGATCACGGTCGGGAGCGGGCTCGCCCATTCCGATGCCACCCGTGATGTGGTCTGCACCATCGGGGATTCAACATTCCTGCACACGGGCGTGCAGGGGCTCATGAATGCCGTGTACAACGGCGCGAACATGACGGTTGTGATCCTCGACAACCGGATCACGGCAATGACCGGTCACCAGCCCAACCCGAACACCGGCCTGACAGCTGCGGGTGTCGAGACACCCCCGGTATCCCTCGATGCCCTCTGCCGCGCCTGCGGGGCGACCTTTGTCGAGACCATCGACCCGTACGATATGACGGGGATGCTCAACGTGCTCGAAGCAGCAAAGGCAAAACCGGGCGTCAAGGTGATCATCGCCAAGCAGATGTGCGTGATCGTGGCGCGCCGTACCGGGGTCAAACGGGGCCGCTACGTGGTCAACCCGGAGATCTGCATAGGCTGCGGCACCTGCGTCCGGTTCGGGTGCCCGGCGATAGAGTTCGCGGACAAGATGGCGCGGATCAACGACCTGTGCAGCGGGTGTGCGGTCTGCGCCCGGCTCTGTCCCACCGGGGCCATTGCAAAGGAGGGACGGAAATGA
- a CDS encoding tRNA (N(6)-L-threonylcarbamoyladenosine(37)-C(2))-methylthiotransferase → MEPPRPGEPLTDPVSAFAPLAGKRVYIETYGCAYNFGDSANLVEILRYYGSVVVESPEEADAVIVNTCTVVGPTERRMLRRLSALREKLLYVTGCMPLVQREAILSVCTPVFIHPDTIREAYRSVLTVSPAGGVGIVQIAQGCLGHCTYCLTRRARGPLVSFPTEEIVRKVQAFVAAGACEIQLTAQDVSAYGHDTGTSLPALLSAIVCVPGNYRIRVGMMNPATVLPLLDDLVDVFSSDRIFRFLHLPVQSGSDRILGQMGRGYTVQEFETIVAAFRARYPGIGISTDVIVGFPGETEEDFSRTLALIGRVRPAKVNVTRYSKRPFTGPFEEKDFPDAVKKDRSRILNAYAEEQYSATNRSLLGTTVSCMVTEKLRPGSVMARTAEYTGVVLGKDLPLGSRINAVLTRDRKYFFMGRKVPDPSSP, encoded by the coding sequence ATGGAACCTCCCCGGCCCGGCGAACCGCTGACAGATCCAGTTTCTGCCTTTGCGCCGCTTGCGGGAAAGCGGGTATATATCGAGACCTACGGGTGCGCCTATAATTTCGGGGATTCGGCAAACCTTGTTGAAATTCTCCGGTATTACGGGAGTGTTGTTGTCGAATCCCCGGAGGAGGCAGATGCAGTGATTGTCAATACCTGCACGGTGGTCGGCCCGACGGAACGCCGTATGCTCCGGCGCCTTTCTGCCCTGCGGGAAAAACTGCTGTACGTCACCGGCTGTATGCCGCTTGTCCAGCGCGAGGCGATCCTCTCGGTCTGCACTCCCGTCTTCATCCATCCCGACACCATCCGGGAGGCATACCGTTCTGTGCTGACCGTCTCCCCTGCCGGGGGTGTCGGGATTGTCCAGATCGCGCAGGGGTGCCTCGGGCACTGCACCTATTGTCTCACCCGCAGGGCACGCGGGCCTCTTGTCAGCTTCCCGACAGAGGAGATTGTTCGGAAAGTGCAGGCTTTTGTTGCCGCGGGTGCCTGCGAGATCCAGCTGACGGCACAGGATGTCAGTGCCTATGGCCACGATACCGGTACGTCCCTGCCGGCGCTCCTTTCTGCCATCGTCTGCGTCCCCGGGAACTACCGGATCCGCGTCGGGATGATGAACCCGGCAACCGTCCTTCCCCTCCTTGACGATCTTGTGGACGTGTTTTCCAGCGACCGGATCTTCCGGTTCCTGCACCTGCCGGTCCAGTCCGGGTCGGACCGCATTCTCGGACAGATGGGGCGGGGCTATACCGTACAGGAGTTCGAGACGATCGTTGCCGCATTCCGCGCACGCTATCCCGGAATCGGTATTTCGACCGACGTTATTGTCGGTTTTCCCGGCGAAACCGAAGAGGATTTTTCCCGGACCCTGGCGCTTATCGGCAGGGTGCGGCCAGCCAAGGTCAATGTTACGCGGTACTCGAAGCGCCCGTTCACCGGGCCGTTTGAGGAGAAGGACTTCCCGGATGCGGTCAAGAAAGACCGGTCCCGGATACTCAATGCGTATGCCGAAGAACAGTACTCTGCGACAAACCGGTCCCTGCTCGGGACAACGGTCTCCTGCATGGTGACCGAGAAACTCCGGCCGGGCTCGGTCATGGCCCGGACCGCCGAGTATACCGGTGTGGTTCTTGGAAAAGACCTGCCGCTGGGATCCCGTATCAATGCCGTCCTCACCCGCGACCGGAAATATTTCTTCATGGGCAGGAAGGTACCGGACCCGTCATCCCCATGA
- the nadX gene encoding aspartate dehydrogenase yields the protein MLRIGLLGCGNIGHILAQNAEGFVVSAVYDKVPERARDLATTCHAKACDTFGDFLNADIDLVVEAASVAAAREHAREVLRHKKDIVIMSVGALTDTAFKDELVATARTTGTKIHIPSGAIFGLDNLKIGQISPIKKLLLVTTKSPQSLGLKTTKKERIFSGKAHECIKSYPKNVNVSIALGLAAGQDADVELWVDPAAERNVHEIYFEGSFGETYIRVTNLPSPDNPATSYLAALSILSLLKNLDSPLVIGT from the coding sequence ATGTTACGCATCGGGCTGCTGGGATGCGGGAATATCGGGCACATCCTGGCACAGAATGCAGAGGGGTTTGTTGTCTCTGCTGTCTACGACAAGGTTCCGGAGCGGGCCCGGGATCTTGCCACCACCTGCCATGCAAAAGCCTGTGATACGTTTGGAGATTTCCTGAACGCAGATATTGATCTCGTCGTTGAAGCAGCATCGGTAGCTGCCGCGCGGGAACATGCCCGGGAAGTGCTCCGCCACAAAAAAGATATCGTGATCATGAGCGTCGGGGCGCTCACCGATACCGCGTTTAAGGACGAGCTTGTTGCAACAGCACGAACGACCGGGACAAAGATCCATATCCCGAGCGGGGCAATCTTCGGTCTCGACAACCTCAAGATCGGGCAGATCTCGCCGATCAAAAAACTGCTTCTCGTAACCACGAAGAGCCCGCAGTCGCTGGGCCTGAAGACCACAAAAAAAGAACGCATCTTCTCCGGAAAAGCACACGAATGCATCAAGTCCTATCCAAAGAACGTGAATGTCTCCATTGCGCTGGGCCTTGCCGCCGGGCAGGATGCAGACGTGGAACTCTGGGTGGACCCGGCCGCAGAAAGGAACGTCCATGAGATCTATTTCGAGGGCAGCTTCGGCGAGACCTACATCCGGGTGACCAATCTCCCGAGCCCGGACAACCCGGCAACGAGTTACCTTGCCGCGCTCTCCATCCTCTCCCTGTTAAAGAACCTCGACAGCCCGCTCGTTATCGGGACATAA
- the nadC gene encoding carboxylating nicotinate-nucleotide diphosphorylase, with amino-acid sequence MVPLEELLKFVLEDAPFGDVTSDAVIPDMHCHAVIRAEQDGVAAGLGEATALFSHFGVTVRQDTCDGDSVKNGKVLLSLDGPAKGILLVERTALNLIGRMSGIATRTNILAEMVRAENPCCRVAGTRKTAPGLRALDKKAIALGGGDPHRSSLSDGVLIKDNHLALVPVAEAVKKAKTASAYRKIEVEVESAEDACTAARAGADILLFDNMTPARVQETIKALQTAGLREKVLVELSGGITAETIRDYARTGADLISLGALTHTVKNFSVTLEIQK; translated from the coding sequence ATGGTGCCGCTGGAAGAACTCCTGAAATTTGTCCTGGAGGATGCGCCGTTCGGGGATGTTACCTCCGATGCAGTCATTCCGGATATGCACTGCCATGCCGTCATCCGGGCCGAGCAGGACGGCGTTGCCGCAGGTCTTGGGGAGGCAACAGCCCTCTTCTCACACTTCGGGGTAACCGTACGGCAGGATACCTGCGATGGAGATTCCGTAAAGAACGGCAAGGTGCTCCTTTCGCTTGACGGGCCTGCAAAAGGGATCCTGCTTGTTGAACGTACCGCGCTCAACCTTATCGGGAGAATGAGCGGGATCGCTACCCGGACAAACATCCTGGCGGAGATGGTGCGTGCGGAGAATCCCTGCTGCCGGGTTGCAGGAACGCGAAAGACCGCCCCGGGCCTCCGGGCGCTGGACAAGAAGGCGATTGCCCTCGGCGGCGGCGATCCCCACCGGTCCAGCCTGAGCGACGGGGTGCTCATCAAGGACAACCACCTTGCACTTGTACCGGTAGCAGAGGCAGTAAAAAAGGCAAAAACGGCAAGTGCCTACCGGAAGATCGAAGTCGAAGTCGAATCCGCTGAAGATGCATGTACGGCTGCCCGGGCAGGAGCCGACATCCTCCTCTTCGACAACATGACACCGGCACGGGTACAGGAGACCATCAAAGCCCTGCAAACCGCAGGTCTCCGCGAGAAGGTGCTCGTGGAACTCTCCGGGGGGATCACGGCAGAGACCATCCGGGACTATGCCCGGACCGGAGCGGATCTTATCAGCCTCGGGGCACTCACCCATACGGTGAAAAACTTCTCCGTGACACTCGAGATCCAAAAATAA
- a CDS encoding MarR family transcriptional regulator has protein sequence MYQQTLPPSSKTVLAILDTGGAMTHKDLVQKSRLAPRTVRYALKKLKERHLIIEKFNFRDARQIIYQNRPLNSTESQPALV, from the coding sequence ATGTATCAGCAAACTTTACCCCCATCCTCAAAGACGGTCCTTGCGATACTCGACACCGGTGGTGCCATGACCCACAAGGATCTGGTACAGAAGAGCCGGCTCGCACCGCGGACGGTGCGCTATGCGCTAAAGAAGCTCAAAGAGCGCCATCTCATCATCGAGAAGTTCAACTTCCGCGATGCACGCCAGATCATCTACCAGAACAGACCGTTAAACAGTACTGAATCGCAGCCGGCGCTTGTATGA
- a CDS encoding transcriptional regulator, with protein MTKHTCTLMHCDSMVRNLLPPMRAEMVCRLVNKQGLSQSDAAKRLGVTRAAVCQYMSKKRGYGAIELSSELDAMIDRWALAVVTGESDINLCDVCQCALKKF; from the coding sequence ATGACCAAACACACCTGCACGCTCATGCACTGTGATAGCATGGTGCGAAACCTCCTGCCCCCGATGAGAGCGGAGATGGTATGCAGGCTCGTAAACAAGCAGGGCCTCAGCCAGAGCGATGCAGCAAAGAGACTGGGCGTCACCCGCGCGGCAGTCTGCCAGTACATGAGTAAGAAGCGGGGATATGGCGCAATCGAACTGTCATCCGAGCTCGATGCAATGATCGACCGCTGGGCGCTTGCCGTTGTCACCGGGGAGAGCGATATCAACCTCTGCGATGTCTGCCAGTGCGCGCTCAAGAAATTCTAA
- a CDS encoding phospholipase D-like domain-containing protein: protein MRCIWVLLLVFLCVVPCSAVQIVEFCPDPYLADDPDEYVVIAGHGSLDGVAVSDNHGGFRFPAGTTIDGMLTVARSGPAYQKTHGKYPDFEWQDNSPAVPDVISGGNLRLANSADELKLYQDGRLVQNISWPGDVRPRQGQVHYLENGTWDPRVLMLGQSRRGPKTFRNATVTTFASPDSSLAVFSRAVDSAQDRILVNVYELTSTNITDSLVGARKRGVDVTVLLEGGPVGGIGDEERSAIRQLNQSGIPVFEMAAEEGGHAPYRYDHAKYVVVDDRSVLVTSENFGHTGFPPTGETGNRGWGVWIEDPATAAYFRDLFFEDMRGPAIVPVYGSAGSPEVGTGSAYTPVFLPVTFSDAQVTPVIAPDTSSEITDLLNSAQDSIEIEQAYITNESKTRLNPYLATAINASRRGVQVRVLLDSYWYNTEDEADNDEMAALINRIAADEHLPLEARCVDLAANGFEKIHNKGVIVDDRAVLVSSINWNTNSPGFNRETGVIIEQPGVARYFKEVFDADWSPAVRSPQKTADYLKIACVLAVIGLLGVLYYRKHRR, encoded by the coding sequence ATGCGCTGTATCTGGGTACTCCTGTTGGTCTTTCTCTGTGTTGTCCCGTGCAGCGCCGTGCAGATCGTTGAGTTCTGCCCCGACCCCTATCTGGCCGATGATCCGGACGAGTATGTGGTCATTGCCGGCCATGGCTCCCTTGACGGTGTGGCAGTTTCTGACAACCACGGGGGATTTCGGTTTCCGGCAGGCACCACGATAGACGGGATGCTCACGGTTGCACGGAGCGGCCCCGCGTACCAAAAGACCCACGGGAAGTATCCGGATTTTGAATGGCAGGACAACTCCCCTGCGGTCCCTGATGTGATCTCCGGAGGTAACCTCCGGCTTGCAAATTCTGCGGACGAGCTGAAGCTTTACCAGGACGGCCGGCTCGTGCAGAACATTTCCTGGCCCGGGGATGTCAGACCCCGGCAGGGCCAGGTGCATTACCTTGAAAACGGTACCTGGGATCCCCGCGTGCTCATGCTCGGCCAGTCCCGGCGTGGCCCGAAAACATTCCGGAACGCGACCGTGACGACATTTGCCTCCCCGGATAGTTCGCTTGCGGTCTTCTCCCGTGCAGTTGATTCCGCGCAGGACCGGATTCTCGTGAATGTCTACGAGCTCACGAGTACGAATATCACGGACAGTCTCGTCGGCGCCCGGAAGCGGGGCGTTGATGTAACGGTTCTTCTCGAAGGCGGGCCGGTCGGCGGGATCGGTGACGAGGAGAGATCGGCAATCCGGCAGTTAAACCAGAGCGGGATACCCGTCTTTGAGATGGCCGCGGAGGAAGGCGGGCACGCGCCGTACCGGTACGATCATGCAAAATACGTGGTCGTCGACGACCGGAGCGTGCTCGTGACAAGCGAGAACTTCGGGCATACCGGGTTTCCCCCGACCGGTGAGACCGGGAACCGGGGATGGGGCGTCTGGATCGAGGATCCGGCAACAGCTGCGTATTTCCGTGACCTTTTCTTTGAGGACATGCGCGGCCCGGCTATCGTACCGGTGTACGGCAGTGCGGGATCTCCGGAAGTAGGTACCGGATCCGCATATACCCCGGTATTTTTACCGGTAACGTTTTCCGACGCACAGGTGACGCCGGTTATCGCGCCCGATACCAGCAGTGAGATCACGGACCTGCTCAATTCTGCGCAGGATAGTATCGAGATCGAGCAGGCCTATATCACCAACGAGTCAAAGACCCGGCTCAATCCGTACCTTGCAACAGCGATCAATGCCTCCCGACGCGGGGTGCAGGTACGGGTGCTCCTAGATTCGTACTGGTACAACACGGAAGACGAGGCCGATAACGATGAGATGGCCGCGCTGATCAACCGGATCGCGGCGGATGAGCATCTTCCGCTGGAGGCCCGGTGTGTCGATCTCGCGGCAAACGGCTTTGAGAAGATCCACAACAAGGGCGTTATTGTCGATGACCGGGCGGTGCTCGTGAGCAGCATCAACTGGAACACGAATTCACCCGGGTTCAACCGGGAGACCGGGGTCATTATCGAACAGCCCGGGGTAGCCCGGTACTTCAAAGAGGTTTTCGATGCAGACTGGAGCCCGGCGGTGCGCTCGCCGCAGAAAACCGCAGATTATCTCAAAATTGCCTGCGTACTTGCGGTAATCGGGCTTCTTGGTGTCCTGTATTACCGGAAGCACCGCCGGTGA
- a CDS encoding uridylate kinase, whose product MQEDRHGKKTGGLVVKVGGSLAPHIPAIVPVLQDSPRPLLVVPGGGLFADAVRTSACANNADAAHWMACAAMDQYGWLIAANGLVTTTQIAVPETTTVLLPYCALRRHDPLPHSWDVTSDTIAAWVAKTAGCDLLVLKSVDGIETGGNVAPCIDRAIATDTVDPCFIPFVLNHRIRTFVMNGSDAGRLAGWLEGKTVPGTRLGTTF is encoded by the coding sequence ATGCAGGAGGATCGCCACGGCAAAAAAACGGGAGGGCTCGTAGTAAAAGTGGGCGGCAGCCTCGCCCCGCATATCCCGGCAATCGTCCCGGTCCTGCAAGACTCCCCCCGGCCCCTCCTGGTAGTTCCGGGCGGCGGCCTGTTCGCCGATGCAGTCCGCACGTCCGCATGCGCAAACAATGCCGACGCCGCCCACTGGATGGCCTGCGCTGCCATGGACCAGTACGGCTGGCTGATCGCTGCCAACGGGCTGGTGACCACCACGCAGATCGCAGTCCCGGAAACGACCACGGTCCTCCTCCCGTACTGTGCCCTGCGCCGGCACGATCCCCTGCCGCATTCATGGGACGTGACCTCGGACACCATTGCAGCATGGGTGGCAAAAACGGCGGGGTGCGACCTGCTCGTCCTCAAGTCCGTGGACGGGATCGAAACCGGGGGGAACGTGGCGCCCTGCATCGATCGTGCCATCGCCACGGATACCGTGGACCCCTGCTTTATCCCCTTCGTGCTGAACCACCGGATCAGGACCTTTGTCATGAACGGATCCGATGCAGGACGACTTGCCGGGTGGCTGGAGGGAAAAACCGTGCCGGGAACCCGTCTTGGTACAACCTTTTAA
- a CDS encoding zinc finger domain-containing protein, producing the protein MSDKKCTSCSAPLAEEGSTAFACPSCGVEITRCYRCREQSIPYVCPKCGFGGP; encoded by the coding sequence ATGTCAGATAAAAAGTGTACGTCCTGCAGCGCTCCGCTTGCAGAAGAGGGATCAACGGCTTTCGCGTGCCCCTCGTGCGGTGTCGAGATCACCCGGTGCTACCGGTGCAGGGAGCAGAGTATTCCCTACGTCTGCCCGAAATGCGGATTCGGGGGACCGTAA
- a CDS encoding elongation factor 1-beta, with protein MGSVVAILRVMPESPEVDLEKLKAALKEKLPGIKDIQEEPIGFGLKALKLAVIVNDAGGETDALEGKLSAVPGVERAEIIEVTLN; from the coding sequence ATGGGGAGCGTTGTAGCCATTCTCAGGGTCATGCCGGAATCTCCCGAAGTCGACCTTGAAAAATTAAAAGCCGCGCTCAAAGAGAAGCTGCCCGGCATCAAAGACATCCAGGAAGAACCGATCGGCTTTGGGCTCAAGGCCCTCAAGCTTGCCGTGATCGTCAACGACGCCGGCGGCGAGACCGATGCGCTCGAGGGAAAACTCAGCGCGGTTCCCGGTGTCGAACGGGCAGAGATTATCGAAGTAACCCTGAACTAA